Proteins from a genomic interval of Ensifer canadensis:
- a CDS encoding ABC transporter permease, translating to MAVDTVVATQVQVPAWRRIGTMREAGLIAIILALGIVMSFASPHFLTFGNMRAMLMSFSVEGIVVVGMTILLIVGGIDLAVGSVVCFAMVLAGSLFLAGVDPWTASLFGILASSLIGAIMGFFVTVVGLNHFITSLAAMVIVRGLCLVITKGTPLSLFTMPASFKAVGQGTFHGVPYVILIFVAVVILFDFLLRRATAFRKVFYTGSNEKAALYSGIKTKQVKFWVTVLCSTLAGVAGVIYMSRFGAATPTFGVGMELNIIAAAVIGGASLNGGSGTILGAILGIALLSVVTSSLILLDVSVYWQDMIKGCILLAAVSIDHFLHKRKAI from the coding sequence ATGGCAGTCGATACGGTGGTTGCAACGCAGGTTCAGGTTCCGGCCTGGCGACGGATCGGCACAATGCGCGAGGCTGGGCTGATCGCCATCATTCTTGCGCTCGGCATCGTCATGAGCTTTGCCTCGCCACACTTTCTCACCTTCGGCAACATGCGCGCGATGCTGATGAGCTTCTCGGTCGAAGGCATCGTCGTTGTCGGCATGACGATCCTCTTGATCGTCGGCGGTATCGATCTCGCAGTCGGCTCGGTCGTCTGCTTCGCCATGGTGCTCGCGGGGTCGCTGTTCCTCGCCGGGGTCGATCCATGGACGGCCTCGCTCTTCGGGATCCTCGCTAGCAGCCTCATCGGCGCCATAATGGGCTTCTTCGTCACCGTGGTCGGGCTCAACCATTTCATCACGTCGCTTGCGGCAATGGTGATCGTGCGCGGGCTTTGCCTGGTCATCACCAAGGGCACACCGCTGTCGCTGTTCACCATGCCGGCATCGTTCAAAGCCGTCGGCCAAGGCACCTTCCATGGCGTGCCTTATGTCATCCTGATCTTCGTCGCCGTCGTGATCCTGTTCGACTTCCTGCTGCGCCGGGCGACCGCATTTCGCAAGGTGTTCTACACCGGCAGCAACGAGAAGGCGGCGCTCTATTCCGGCATCAAGACCAAGCAGGTGAAGTTCTGGGTGACAGTGCTCTGCTCAACACTCGCCGGTGTCGCCGGCGTCATCTACATGTCGCGCTTCGGCGCTGCCACGCCCACCTTCGGCGTCGGCATGGAGCTCAACATCATCGCGGCTGCGGTGATCGGCGGGGCGTCGCTGAATGGCGGCTCGGGCACGATCCTCGGCGCCATCCTCGGCATCGCCCTGTTGTCGGTGGTCACCAGTTCGCTGATCCTGCTCGACGTCTCGGTCTATTGGCAGGATATGATCAAGGGCTGCATTCTGCTTGCCGCCGTCTCCATCGATCATTTCCTGCACAAGCGGAAGGCCATCTGA
- a CDS encoding sugar-binding transcriptional regulator produces MPIAKPNQNLISSAREELVVARQMHQALVLHFLEGLTQSQIADRLGISQPTVNRLIKRGRQLGLVEIKIKSPVEPLVDMEEQLLALGGISRAVVVPTVSDNQQTALQAVGEAAARLLMEEIADGDTICITGGKGVSAVVAGLHPSRRLDVEVIPATGCVQGKHYTDVNHVSTLLADRLGGRSYQIHAPLFADSAAERAMLINMRSVADVFKRAREAKVAIVGIGSILSDDSSYYDLHPSSSTDRDAIKRSGASCELLAHLLDDQGRVCDYSLNRSLVSLTLDEFASIPTKIGVASGPNKAGPILSVLRGRHLDTLVTDEATGERILAMASEKGLSA; encoded by the coding sequence ATGCCGATCGCCAAGCCCAATCAGAACCTCATTTCCAGTGCACGCGAGGAACTCGTCGTTGCCCGGCAGATGCATCAGGCACTGGTGCTGCACTTCCTCGAAGGCCTGACGCAGTCGCAGATTGCCGATCGCCTCGGCATCTCGCAGCCGACGGTCAACCGCCTGATCAAGCGCGGACGCCAGCTCGGCCTGGTTGAAATCAAGATCAAGTCGCCCGTCGAACCGCTGGTCGACATGGAGGAGCAATTGCTTGCGCTTGGCGGCATCAGCCGCGCCGTCGTTGTTCCCACCGTCTCCGACAACCAGCAGACGGCGCTGCAGGCGGTGGGCGAGGCTGCGGCCCGGCTGCTGATGGAAGAGATCGCCGACGGCGACACCATCTGCATCACCGGCGGCAAGGGCGTCAGCGCCGTCGTTGCCGGTCTGCACCCGTCACGGCGCCTGGATGTCGAGGTGATCCCGGCGACCGGCTGCGTGCAGGGCAAGCACTATACCGACGTCAACCACGTCTCGACCCTCCTGGCGGATCGGCTCGGCGGCAGGTCCTATCAGATCCATGCGCCGCTCTTTGCCGACAGTGCCGCGGAGCGCGCCATGCTGATCAACATGCGCTCGGTGGCCGACGTGTTCAAGCGCGCCAGGGAAGCCAAGGTCGCGATCGTCGGCATCGGCTCGATCCTTTCCGACGATTCGAGCTACTACGACCTGCACCCGTCTTCGAGCACCGATCGTGACGCGATCAAACGCTCCGGCGCAAGCTGCGAACTGCTTGCGCACCTGCTCGACGACCAGGGACGGGTCTGCGACTACAGCCTCAACCGCTCGCTCGTCTCGCTGACGCTCGACGAGTTCGCGTCGATCCCGACCAAGATCGGGGTGGCGAGCGGACCGAACAAGGCCGGCCCCATTCTCAGCGTCCTGCGCGGCAGGCATCTCGATACACTCGTGACCGACGAGGCGACCGGCGAGCGCATCCTTGCCATGGCAAGCGAAAAGGGACTTTCGGCATGA
- a CDS encoding aldo/keto reductase: protein MSNEQLTREIGRTGVKASAVGLGTWAIGGWMWGGTDEGESIAAIQASLDAGVTLIDTAPAYGLGRSEEIVGKALAGRRDKAVIATKCGLVWHTTKGRHFFDQDGKPVHRYLGRDAIVHEVEESLKRLGTDYIDLYITHWQDPTTPIEETVRALEDLKNAGKIRAIGASNVDRSELEAYIATGRLDAIQERFSMIDREIEAELLPLTTANGVATLSYSSLALGLLSGTVGPDRVFAGDDQRRDNPRFSVGNREKATAFAEAIRPIAEKHAASIAQTVIAWTLAQPGVTFALCGARNPAQALDNARAGTIRLDGQDLAAIDEAIAAKLAHMDR from the coding sequence ATGAGCAATGAACAGTTGACGCGCGAGATCGGCCGCACCGGTGTCAAGGCATCCGCCGTCGGGCTCGGCACCTGGGCGATCGGCGGCTGGATGTGGGGCGGAACGGACGAAGGCGAATCGATCGCCGCGATCCAGGCCTCGCTCGATGCCGGCGTGACCCTAATCGATACGGCTCCCGCCTATGGTCTCGGGCGTTCGGAGGAAATCGTCGGCAAGGCGTTGGCCGGCCGCCGCGACAAGGCGGTGATCGCAACCAAATGCGGCCTCGTCTGGCATACGACGAAGGGGCGTCATTTCTTCGACCAGGACGGAAAGCCTGTTCATCGCTACCTCGGTCGCGACGCCATCGTTCACGAGGTCGAAGAGAGCCTGAAACGGCTCGGGACGGACTATATCGACCTCTACATCACCCATTGGCAGGACCCAACCACGCCGATCGAGGAGACGGTGCGGGCGCTGGAAGACCTGAAGAATGCCGGCAAGATCCGCGCGATAGGCGCCAGCAACGTCGACCGGTCCGAGCTGGAAGCCTATATCGCCACCGGCCGCCTCGACGCGATCCAGGAGCGTTTCAGCATGATCGATCGCGAGATCGAGGCGGAACTGTTGCCGCTGACGACTGCCAACGGTGTCGCCACGCTCAGCTATTCCTCGCTTGCCCTGGGCCTCTTGTCCGGTACCGTCGGCCCGGACCGGGTGTTTGCCGGAGACGATCAGCGCCGCGACAACCCGCGCTTCTCCGTCGGTAACCGTGAGAAGGCGACGGCCTTTGCCGAGGCGATACGGCCCATCGCCGAAAAGCATGCGGCCAGCATAGCCCAGACGGTCATTGCATGGACGCTTGCCCAGCCCGGCGTGACCTTTGCGTTGTGCGGCGCGCGCAATCCGGCGCAGGCGCTCGACAACGCCCGTGCAGGCACAATCCGGCTCGACGGCCAGGACCTCGCGGCGATCGATGAAGCGATAGCGGCGAAGCTCGCTCACATGGATAGGTAA
- a CDS encoding glycerol-3-phosphate dehydrogenase/oxidase, with the protein MNREEIFDGLRQSPKVDVCVLGGGINGLSVFRELALQGVNVVLVEKHDFCSGASAALSRMVHGGLRYLENGEFSLVRESLVERDRLLRNAPHYVGPLPTTVPVFDVFSGIANGAVRFLGLSRRPSRRGAVVIKAGLAIYDFLTRKRAMMPRHEFRGRRATLGRWPALNPAIKNSATYYDAWVSQPERLGIELLEDGLSAGIHARAVNYAELKLVAPGCYAVRDNIAGTEVLIEPTVIINATGGWIDIANQSLFSEPARPAPLMGGTKGSHLIIDNDDLTRALDGHMIYYENEDGRICILFPYLGKVLVGSTDIRVDDPETVRCETAERDYILQSLAFVLPTIKVRPDEIAFQFSGVRPLPASKDSFTGRIPRDHYCTFVETADAGPPVLCMIGGKWTTFRSFGELAADLVLERLDQPRRVATADRAIGGGRDFPADREAWIARVASAAALAPTRVATLFERYGTDAERIAAFVAAAPDAPLPHPDYSTREIQFLIRSEKVEQLDDLLLRRTTLAITGELSLEMTDAVLALLAAEKHWPVARQALERARFLTLLLERHGVDEDMLSARNEQRSALCETTARSG; encoded by the coding sequence ATGAACCGAGAAGAGATTTTTGACGGGCTCCGCCAGAGCCCGAAGGTGGACGTCTGCGTCCTCGGCGGCGGCATCAACGGCCTCAGCGTGTTTCGCGAGCTGGCGCTGCAGGGCGTCAATGTCGTGCTCGTCGAGAAACACGATTTCTGTTCCGGCGCCAGCGCCGCGCTGTCGCGCATGGTTCATGGCGGATTGCGCTATCTCGAAAACGGCGAATTCAGCCTGGTGCGGGAATCGCTTGTCGAGCGCGACCGGCTCCTTCGCAACGCGCCGCACTATGTCGGTCCACTACCGACGACGGTTCCCGTGTTCGACGTGTTCTCCGGCATCGCCAACGGCGCGGTCCGGTTCCTTGGCTTGAGCCGGCGGCCGAGCCGCCGTGGCGCCGTCGTCATCAAGGCGGGGCTTGCGATCTACGATTTCCTGACGCGCAAGCGCGCCATGATGCCCCGCCACGAGTTTCGCGGCCGGCGCGCGACGCTTGGCCGATGGCCGGCGCTCAATCCCGCGATCAAGAATTCCGCGACCTATTATGACGCCTGGGTCAGTCAGCCCGAGCGCCTCGGCATCGAACTGCTTGAGGATGGGCTGTCGGCTGGCATCCATGCGCGCGCCGTCAACTATGCCGAGCTGAAGCTGGTAGCTCCGGGGTGCTATGCCGTCAGAGACAATATCGCCGGCACGGAGGTCTTGATCGAGCCGACCGTGATCATCAACGCCACCGGCGGCTGGATCGACATCGCCAATCAGAGCCTGTTTTCCGAACCGGCCCGGCCGGCACCGTTGATGGGCGGCACCAAAGGGTCGCATCTGATCATCGACAACGACGATCTGACCCGCGCGCTCGATGGACACATGATCTACTACGAGAATGAGGACGGGCGCATCTGCATCCTGTTTCCCTATCTCGGCAAGGTTCTGGTCGGCTCCACCGACATTCGCGTCGACGATCCGGAAACCGTGCGCTGCGAGACGGCGGAACGGGACTACATCCTGCAGTCGCTCGCTTTCGTCCTGCCGACGATCAAGGTTCGTCCCGATGAGATCGCCTTCCAGTTTTCCGGGGTCCGGCCGCTGCCGGCGAGCAAGGACAGTTTTACCGGCCGCATCCCGCGCGATCACTATTGTACCTTCGTCGAGACCGCCGATGCCGGGCCGCCGGTCTTATGCATGATCGGTGGCAAATGGACGACCTTCCGCTCCTTCGGAGAGCTGGCTGCCGATCTTGTGCTCGAACGACTGGATCAGCCTCGCCGCGTGGCCACGGCCGATCGGGCGATTGGTGGCGGCCGGGATTTTCCCGCCGACCGGGAAGCCTGGATTGCGCGGGTCGCCTCGGCGGCGGCCCTTGCGCCGACGCGCGTCGCCACGCTCTTTGAGCGCTATGGCACGGATGCCGAGCGCATCGCCGCCTTCGTCGCTGCCGCGCCCGACGCTCCGCTTCCGCATCCTGATTATTCGACCCGCGAAATCCAGTTCCTGATCCGCAGCGAGAAGGTCGAACAACTCGACGACCTCTTGCTTCGGCGCACGACCCTGGCGATCACCGGCGAGCTTTCGCTCGAAATGACGGACGCCGTGCTCGCATTGCTCGCGGCCGAAAAGCACTGGCCAGTGGCCCGCCAGGCGCTTGAACGCGCCCGTTTTCTCACCCTTCTCCTCGAACGCCACGGCGTCGATGAAGACATGCTTTCCGCACGGAACGAACAAAGGAGTGCATTATGCGAAACAACCGCAAGGTCCGGATGA
- a CDS encoding class I fructose-bisphosphate aldolase, with protein sequence MRNNRKVRMNRLFGAGRCLDVAIDHGVCNEPSFLDGLENMESVVRALVDARPDAIQMNYGQADLLQDLPGKDKPALVMRIDMGNPYNRIRHRDMWAVLQNEAEPLVGALEMDAACVVVNLFMLPDEPDLFRQCVANISRVRADCEKYGMPLMIEPLVMQPVTERGGYMVDGDAEKIVTLTRLAREMGADIVKADPTTNAEDFHRVVEAARCPVLVRGGGKEDLPAVFDKSAALMRQGAVGMVYGRNIYQHANPSAVVRGLMAIVHDDADGAAAFALYQQG encoded by the coding sequence ATGCGAAACAACCGCAAGGTCCGGATGAACCGTCTTTTTGGCGCAGGACGCTGCCTGGACGTGGCCATCGACCATGGCGTCTGCAACGAACCGTCGTTCCTCGACGGTCTTGAGAACATGGAATCCGTGGTGAGGGCCCTGGTCGACGCTAGGCCCGATGCGATCCAGATGAACTATGGCCAGGCCGATCTGCTCCAGGATCTTCCGGGCAAGGACAAGCCGGCTCTGGTCATGCGTATCGACATGGGCAACCCGTATAATCGCATCCGCCACCGCGACATGTGGGCTGTGCTGCAGAACGAGGCCGAACCGCTGGTCGGCGCTTTGGAGATGGATGCCGCCTGCGTGGTCGTCAATCTGTTCATGCTGCCCGACGAACCGGACCTCTTTCGCCAGTGCGTAGCCAACATTTCCCGCGTCCGTGCCGATTGCGAAAAATACGGCATGCCGCTGATGATCGAGCCACTGGTCATGCAGCCGGTCACCGAGCGCGGCGGCTACATGGTCGATGGCGATGCGGAAAAAATCGTCACGTTGACGCGGCTCGCCCGTGAGATGGGCGCCGATATCGTCAAGGCCGACCCGACGACAAATGCCGAGGATTTCCACCGCGTGGTCGAGGCAGCCCGCTGCCCGGTTCTGGTGCGCGGCGGCGGCAAGGAGGACCTGCCTGCCGTGTTCGACAAGTCTGCGGCCTTGATGCGGCAGGGCGCTGTGGGCATGGTCTATGGGCGCAATATCTACCAGCATGCAAACCCGAGCGCCGTCGTTCGCGGTTTGATGGCCATCGTGCACGATGACGCCGATGGCGCAGCCGCCTTCGCCCTGTATCAGCAAGGCTGA
- a CDS encoding FGGY-family carbohydrate kinase, producing the protein MADYLLGLDAGNTVIKAVIFDLEGNEIAAAAQEGHSRVPRPGHVERGLEELWTHARAVIRQCVERAGIRAEEIVAIGCAGHGNGLYALDQGGEPLLGIQSLDTRAAGLVEEWKAQGVGDRTYAIGRQRPWPSQTPTLLAWLKRFQPETYARIGTVFLCKDFIVNRLTGKRVSDVSDMTGCGLLNVVNRRYDRDLMAAFDLGEATGLLPDLAESADVVGTVTPEAAAQTGLAAGTPVVGGLFDVVASAIGSGVTRTGAASIIAGTWSINQVIIDGPDLSGPVFMSSTFDRGRYMAIESSATSAANLEWLVREFFADSGIDDGRSPFDVCCSLASDIEPAANDPIYHPFLYGAQQDGNARAGFYGVAGWHTKGHLVRAVLEGVAFGHRQHIATMRAAGATFDEAVLSGGGSRSLIWPQIFADVLGVPVSVARSRETGALGAAIAAGTGAGIFADFSEGAAAMVRTERHYRPNAAIARHYTRRYELYRDIADAMAPIWRRLSNAEAEVSEAAA; encoded by the coding sequence ATGGCAGACTATCTTTTAGGACTCGACGCCGGAAACACCGTCATCAAGGCGGTGATTTTCGACCTTGAGGGCAACGAGATCGCGGCGGCTGCGCAGGAGGGGCACAGCCGGGTTCCGCGGCCCGGGCATGTCGAGCGGGGGCTCGAAGAGCTGTGGACCCATGCCCGGGCAGTCATCCGCCAATGCGTCGAACGTGCCGGCATCCGTGCCGAAGAGATCGTGGCGATCGGTTGCGCCGGTCACGGCAACGGCCTTTATGCTCTCGACCAGGGCGGTGAGCCGCTTCTCGGCATCCAGTCGCTCGACACGCGTGCCGCCGGGCTAGTGGAAGAATGGAAGGCGCAGGGTGTCGGCGACCGCACCTATGCCATCGGCCGGCAACGGCCCTGGCCGTCGCAGACGCCGACCTTGCTTGCCTGGCTCAAGCGTTTCCAGCCCGAGACCTATGCCAGGATCGGCACGGTGTTTCTGTGCAAGGATTTCATCGTCAACCGACTGACCGGCAAGCGGGTCAGCGACGTCTCGGATATGACCGGCTGCGGCCTCCTTAATGTCGTCAACCGCCGCTACGACCGCGATCTGATGGCGGCCTTCGATCTCGGCGAGGCAACCGGCCTCTTGCCTGACCTCGCCGAAAGTGCGGATGTGGTCGGCACGGTCACGCCGGAGGCGGCAGCACAAACCGGTCTTGCTGCGGGCACGCCGGTGGTCGGCGGTCTCTTCGATGTCGTCGCCTCGGCAATCGGCTCGGGCGTCACGCGCACCGGCGCTGCCTCGATCATCGCCGGAACCTGGAGCATCAACCAGGTGATTATTGATGGCCCTGACCTTTCGGGCCCGGTGTTCATGTCCTCCACCTTTGATCGCGGCCGCTACATGGCAATCGAATCGAGCGCGACGTCGGCGGCCAATCTCGAATGGCTGGTGCGCGAGTTCTTTGCTGACAGCGGCATCGACGACGGCCGATCGCCGTTTGACGTCTGCTGCTCGCTTGCATCCGATATCGAACCGGCCGCGAATGACCCGATCTATCATCCCTTCCTCTATGGCGCGCAGCAGGACGGTAACGCCCGCGCCGGGTTCTATGGCGTCGCCGGCTGGCACACGAAGGGTCACCTGGTTCGCGCGGTTCTCGAAGGTGTCGCCTTCGGCCACCGCCAGCACATCGCCACGATGCGGGCGGCGGGCGCGACCTTCGACGAGGCGGTGCTTTCAGGCGGCGGATCGCGCAGCCTGATCTGGCCGCAGATCTTTGCCGACGTGCTCGGGGTTCCGGTGTCGGTCGCCCGTTCGCGCGAAACCGGCGCGCTCGGCGCTGCGATTGCCGCGGGCACGGGGGCAGGGATCTTTGCCGATTTCTCGGAAGGTGCGGCAGCCATGGTGAGGACGGAACGCCACTACCGCCCGAACGCGGCGATAGCGCGCCACTACACGCGACGGTACGAGCTTTATCGGGACATCGCCGACGCAATGGCGCCGATCTGGCGGCGGCTTTCGAATGCCGAAGCCGAGGTTTCGGAGGCGGCGGCTTAG
- a CDS encoding outer membrane protein, which translates to MRQRHKLPLWLGITFLATAGVQQALAADPYSPEPASSYQDPPAFNWSGAYVGAHGGLGFTGSPNPFSDRNGVVFGAQAGYNMQVGPGIVGAEIEGSYLGDTEHKVSGGKLKEKWRGAIKAKAGLSFDQTLVYGTAGYAMTNYKKGGGVQNDVGFKGGYLVGAGVEQAFAGGLSAKIEYNYITTPDVRTNTAFGSSEKDINSHVIKAGVNMRF; encoded by the coding sequence ATGCGGCAACGTCACAAACTTCCCCTCTGGCTCGGCATCACCTTTTTGGCCACAGCCGGTGTGCAACAGGCACTGGCCGCCGACCCCTATTCGCCGGAACCGGCTTCGTCCTACCAGGACCCGCCTGCCTTCAATTGGAGCGGTGCCTATGTCGGCGCCCATGGCGGTCTCGGCTTTACCGGTAGTCCCAATCCGTTTTCCGACCGCAACGGCGTCGTCTTCGGCGCACAGGCCGGCTACAACATGCAGGTCGGTCCCGGCATCGTCGGTGCCGAAATCGAAGGCTCCTATCTCGGCGACACCGAACACAAGGTCAGCGGCGGCAAACTCAAGGAAAAATGGCGCGGCGCGATCAAGGCGAAGGCCGGCCTCTCGTTCGACCAGACACTCGTCTACGGCACGGCCGGTTATGCCATGACCAACTACAAGAAGGGCGGCGGCGTCCAGAACGATGTCGGCTTCAAGGGCGGTTATCTGGTGGGCGCCGGCGTCGAGCAGGCTTTCGCCGGCGGTCTCTCGGCGAAGATCGAATACAACTACATCACCACGCCCGACGTCCGCACCAACACGGCCTTCGGGTCGAGCGAGAAGGACATCAACAGCCACGTCATCAAGGCCGGCGTGAACATGCGGTTCTGA
- a CDS encoding sensor histidine kinase: MTPDQKLRLKNTPQLQALLAETPGFWFVVRNERGDTIQSGPVPDAYRGIGEHLDRVAFADIRDGLEPYLLSAIVRAIETENGTYTVLTGGGRLWSASFAVFFLTNLLLLPIVLILVLIPAFAIPIIVRRAFSSLAEVADHAKSIDVDRRGARLPDGRVPGEVRPLVEAVNGALQRLDEGYERRQRFILDAAHELRTPVAILQTRLEGMDIGPLRARLLVDAARIAGLAEQLLDLERIDRDGAHFAPLDLVSLCRDVAADLAPLALSADCDISFTHGPAQVSARGDAGALERAVTNLVRNAIEHAGGLISIHVERGGIIEVSDEGPGIPESERERIFEPFHRLQPRDHGAGLGLHLVSEIVNRHKGHISVVCAPTGGACFRMTLPVA, from the coding sequence GTGACCCCCGACCAGAAACTGAGGCTGAAAAACACGCCGCAGCTTCAGGCCCTGCTCGCCGAAACGCCGGGCTTCTGGTTCGTCGTGCGCAACGAGCGCGGCGACACGATCCAAAGCGGGCCGGTCCCCGATGCCTATCGCGGCATCGGCGAGCATCTCGACCGCGTCGCCTTCGCCGACATCCGCGACGGACTGGAACCCTACCTGCTCTCGGCGATCGTTCGCGCGATCGAGACCGAGAACGGCACTTACACGGTTCTGACCGGCGGCGGACGCCTGTGGAGCGCCTCGTTCGCGGTGTTTTTCCTGACGAACCTGCTGCTGCTGCCGATCGTGCTCATCCTCGTGCTCATTCCCGCCTTCGCCATTCCGATCATTGTGCGCCGTGCCTTTTCCAGCCTCGCCGAGGTCGCCGACCACGCCAAAAGCATCGACGTCGACCGCCGGGGCGCCCGTCTGCCCGATGGCCGCGTGCCGGGCGAGGTGCGCCCGCTGGTCGAAGCCGTCAACGGTGCGCTGCAGCGCTTGGACGAAGGTTACGAGCGCCGCCAGCGCTTCATATTGGATGCAGCCCACGAGTTGAGGACCCCGGTCGCGATCCTGCAGACCCGGCTGGAGGGCATGGACATCGGGCCGTTGCGCGCCCGTCTTCTTGTTGATGCCGCCCGTATTGCCGGCCTTGCCGAACAGCTGCTCGACCTCGAGCGCATCGACCGCGACGGCGCGCATTTCGCACCCCTCGACCTGGTTTCGCTCTGCCGCGACGTCGCCGCCGACCTCGCCCCTCTCGCACTGTCGGCCGATTGCGACATCTCTTTTACCCATGGGCCCGCTCAGGTTAGCGCGCGGGGAGACGCTGGCGCGCTGGAGCGTGCCGTCACCAATCTGGTCCGCAACGCAATCGAGCATGCTGGCGGCCTGATCTCCATTCACGTCGAGCGTGGTGGTATCATCGAGGTCAGCGACGAGGGGCCCGGCATTCCCGAAAGCGAACGGGAGCGGATTTTCGAGCCGTTTCACCGGTTGCAACCGCGTGACCACGGTGCTGGCCTTGGGCTGCATCTCGTCAGCGAGATCGTCAACCGTCACAAGGGCCACATATCGGTGGTCTGTGCGCCGACCGGTGGCGCCTGTTTCCGCATGACCCTGCCGGTCGCGTGA
- a CDS encoding response regulator transcription factor has protein sequence MRLLLVEDEPEMAAALGVALGRYDMILDHAPSLDHAIAAMANQVHDAIILDRQLPDGDGLTLIPRVRALKSGIPVIVLTARGAVDERIKGLDMGADDYLAKPFAVEELLARLRALMRRAPDIAPMTARIGNLVFDFGAREARIDGRVLELPRRELLVLEALARRQGRTVQRSTLEESVYGYDDEIQSNSLDAHVSRLRRKLLESGSGVEIHGIRGVGYLLRPMS, from the coding sequence ATGCGCCTACTCCTTGTTGAGGACGAGCCTGAGATGGCTGCCGCGCTCGGCGTTGCCCTTGGCCGCTACGACATGATCCTCGACCATGCGCCGTCGCTCGATCACGCCATCGCCGCGATGGCCAATCAGGTCCATGACGCGATCATTCTCGACCGGCAATTGCCTGACGGAGACGGGTTGACGCTCATTCCCCGTGTTCGCGCGCTGAAGTCGGGCATCCCGGTGATCGTGCTGACGGCGCGTGGCGCCGTCGACGAGCGGATCAAGGGGCTGGACATGGGGGCCGACGATTATCTCGCCAAACCCTTCGCGGTCGAGGAACTGCTGGCACGGCTTCGCGCATTGATGCGGCGGGCACCCGATATCGCACCGATGACCGCGCGCATCGGCAATCTTGTCTTCGATTTCGGCGCTCGGGAAGCGCGGATCGACGGCCGCGTGCTCGAACTTCCCCGCCGGGAACTGCTTGTGCTCGAAGCGCTGGCGCGACGGCAGGGGCGCACCGTGCAACGCTCGACGCTGGAGGAATCCGTCTACGGGTACGACGACGAAATCCAGTCCAACTCGCTCGACGCCCATGTTTCGAGACTGCGCAGGAAATTGCTGGAGTCCGGCTCCGGCGTGGAGATCCACGGCATTCGTGGGGTCGGCTACCTGCTGAGACCGATGTCATGA